A stretch of Desulfitobacterium dichloroeliminans LMG P-21439 DNA encodes these proteins:
- a CDS encoding ABC transporter ATP-binding protein → MSPILECKGLTKKYGTKVALNDFNLTLEQGQIVGLLGPNGSGKSTLIKLANELLTPTSGEILIGGKKPGIESKKLISYLPEKTYLNDWMKVHQIIELFQDFYKDFKPEKAYDMLNSLNINPNDRLKTMSKGTKEKVQLILVMSREADLYLLDEPIGGVDPAARDYILKTILSNYNEKATVLISTHLISEIENILDFVVFINQGKVALTSTVDEIRSEKGKSVDALFREVFKC, encoded by the coding sequence ATGAGTCCGATCCTAGAATGCAAGGGGTTGACAAAAAAGTATGGCACCAAGGTCGCTCTGAACGATTTCAATTTAACATTAGAGCAGGGTCAGATCGTGGGCCTATTAGGGCCAAATGGTAGTGGCAAAAGTACCCTTATCAAGCTAGCCAATGAGCTATTAACTCCTACGAGTGGTGAGATCCTTATTGGGGGTAAGAAACCTGGGATCGAATCCAAGAAGCTTATCTCCTATCTCCCAGAAAAAACCTATCTTAACGATTGGATGAAGGTTCATCAAATCATTGAGTTGTTTCAGGATTTTTACAAGGATTTTAAACCGGAAAAGGCTTATGATATGCTGAACAGCCTCAATATAAATCCTAATGATCGACTAAAAACTATGTCTAAGGGAACCAAGGAGAAAGTCCAATTGATCCTGGTCATGAGCCGTGAAGCGGATCTTTATCTTTTGGATGAGCCCATTGGGGGAGTGGACCCGGCAGCTCGTGACTATATTTTGAAAACTATTTTAAGCAATTATAACGAAAAGGCAACCGTTCTTATCTCCACGCACCTTATTTCAGAAATCGAAAATATCCTTGACTTTGTAGTATTCATCAATCAAGGGAAAGTTGCCTTGACCTCAACAGTGGATGAAATTCGTAGTGAGAAGGGTAAATCAGTAGATGCCTTATTCCGGGAGGTGTTCAAATGTTAA
- a CDS encoding ABC transporter ATP-binding protein yields MDQVLIKTHQLTKRYGDVPVVNSLNLEVKGGEIFGFLGPNGAGKTTTIKMLTGLMEPSAGEAFICGYDLSKQSTQAKAMMAYVPDQPKLYGKLSAWEFLQLMGALYRIPKDVTRKRAEQLMEMFGLYQRADELLEGYSHGMRQKVVLASALIHQPKVILMDEPTVGLDPASARLLKDVLQELAKQGVAIFISTHILEIAERMCHRVGILKAGQLIAQGSPEELRQKVGHGGESLEDIFLELTGGQENDELLKSLEGDRQ; encoded by the coding sequence ATGGATCAGGTTTTAATCAAGACCCATCAATTAACTAAGCGCTATGGGGATGTCCCCGTGGTTAACAGCCTTAATCTCGAGGTTAAGGGAGGAGAAATATTTGGCTTTCTTGGCCCGAACGGCGCAGGAAAAACCACGACTATCAAAATGCTGACCGGTCTGATGGAGCCCAGTGCGGGAGAAGCCTTTATCTGTGGTTATGATCTCAGCAAGCAGTCAACTCAAGCAAAAGCCATGATGGCCTATGTCCCAGATCAACCTAAACTCTATGGCAAGCTCTCCGCGTGGGAATTTCTACAATTGATGGGCGCCCTTTATCGAATACCAAAAGACGTTACTCGGAAAAGAGCTGAACAACTCATGGAGATGTTTGGCCTGTATCAACGAGCGGACGAACTCTTAGAAGGATACTCACATGGTATGCGCCAGAAAGTCGTACTGGCTTCGGCCCTTATTCACCAACCTAAGGTAATACTCATGGATGAACCGACGGTGGGGCTTGATCCAGCGAGCGCAAGACTTCTAAAGGATGTCTTACAAGAACTCGCCAAGCAAGGAGTAGCAATCTTTATCTCCACACATATCCTGGAAATCGCAGAACGAATGTGCCATCGGGTAGGTATTCTTAAAGCGGGACAACTTATTGCCCAAGGAAGCCCTGAGGAATTGCGCCAAAAGGTCGGCCACGGTGGCGAGAGCCTCGAAGATATTTTCCTGGAACTCACAGGTGGCCAAGAAAATGACGAACTACTCAAAAGCTTGGAGGGGGATCGCCAGTGA
- a CDS encoding putative ABC transporter permease subunit, whose product MRIILPPPLETQPAEQSFGQDFMLLLKNQLRVSWNKFRHRAKTTLLVGLLIGLGIVIFISSLGYLAYGALDSMSYDSLQGFLSLLFMGGLVTQIFFGITAAFAALYMSEDLELLFMAPVSLKAVFAVKSLTVIGSNFVAAAFFVFLPGVFYGLFFQAGIAFYVLVLLVTLGLLALGTAIAQLLNMLVMRLVPPHRSREAVGFIGALAGIVIALFFQIPNMLMNQDEKVDMSVWITGNQELLEVMNFFPWGWGAQALVAGISGEFLSGLGWSFLIFFVGVFLYMLAFNFVERGFRRGFISLSQGEGGRRRTKRRKMSSITTASDSSESKHSPLESFLTRDEVTTRKASLWNGAWSVAKKDLLYLKRDTREWFGYLTPLIIMAFFIGQYLFAATPGSEGSLITIFIMYTIMFSGNMALQSFGREGESDWLLNSVPLGGWPVVWGKLLAAVLPTLVLMEALLVGTAVAINLSTTMILALAIGAIFLSFGSSSIGLFYSINNCRFNPDSPQQRISPGGSLFMYLVNTLFVLLLSIGLLYLFRPDELVVILQGLPPFTYEGGFWSALLYGLYLLSRPLLWDTWARVLIGAPVTLIVWATVFFGFMAATVGQSRKGFRVEIITSKKKKKK is encoded by the coding sequence GTGAGAATTATTTTACCCCCGCCCTTAGAAACACAGCCTGCTGAGCAATCCTTCGGTCAAGATTTTATGCTCCTCTTAAAAAACCAGCTTCGCGTGTCCTGGAACAAATTTCGGCACCGTGCCAAGACCACCCTCCTTGTGGGACTGTTGATTGGTCTGGGTATAGTTATCTTTATTTCTTCTTTAGGTTACCTTGCTTACGGGGCTTTGGACTCAATGTCTTATGATTCCCTTCAGGGTTTTCTTTCCTTGCTCTTTATGGGAGGATTAGTAACCCAGATCTTCTTTGGGATTACAGCAGCCTTTGCGGCACTCTATATGTCGGAGGATCTCGAACTGCTTTTTATGGCACCCGTTTCCCTCAAAGCTGTTTTTGCGGTAAAGTCTCTGACCGTCATCGGTAGCAATTTTGTTGCGGCTGCTTTCTTCGTGTTTTTACCGGGAGTGTTTTATGGTCTTTTTTTTCAGGCTGGGATTGCCTTTTATGTCCTAGTTCTACTGGTGACTCTGGGACTATTAGCATTGGGAACAGCTATTGCTCAGCTTCTCAATATGCTGGTCATGCGCCTTGTCCCGCCCCATCGCAGTAGGGAAGCCGTTGGCTTCATTGGTGCTCTAGCGGGAATTGTCATTGCTCTATTTTTTCAGATTCCTAATATGCTCATGAATCAGGATGAAAAAGTCGATATGTCGGTTTGGATTACAGGCAATCAAGAGCTCTTGGAGGTTATGAATTTCTTTCCTTGGGGTTGGGGGGCCCAAGCTTTAGTGGCAGGGATTTCCGGAGAATTTTTAAGTGGTTTAGGGTGGAGTTTTTTGATTTTCTTTGTGGGAGTCTTCCTCTACATGCTAGCCTTTAACTTTGTGGAACGGGGTTTCCGTAGAGGATTCATCTCCCTCAGTCAAGGAGAGGGAGGACGACGAAGGACTAAGCGTCGAAAAATGAGCTCGATTACCACGGCCTCAGACTCATCTGAATCAAAGCATTCCCCTCTTGAAAGCTTTTTGACTCGTGATGAAGTAACGACGAGGAAGGCCTCCTTATGGAACGGGGCTTGGTCTGTCGCCAAGAAAGACTTGCTTTACTTAAAACGGGATACTCGAGAGTGGTTTGGTTATCTGACCCCTTTGATTATTATGGCCTTCTTCATCGGACAGTACCTCTTTGCAGCCACTCCTGGCTCGGAGGGCTCTCTGATTACAATCTTCATCATGTATACCATTATGTTTAGCGGAAACATGGCCCTCCAATCCTTTGGCCGAGAAGGGGAATCCGATTGGCTTTTGAACAGCGTCCCTTTGGGGGGGTGGCCTGTGGTTTGGGGGAAATTGCTGGCGGCAGTTCTGCCCACGTTAGTTCTGATGGAAGCCTTATTGGTCGGAACAGCAGTGGCTATCAATCTAAGTACCACTATGATTCTAGCCTTGGCTATCGGGGCAATCTTCCTCTCCTTTGGTTCCAGCTCCATCGGGCTGTTTTACTCCATCAATAACTGCCGATTTAATCCGGATAGTCCGCAGCAGCGGATTTCACCCGGTGGTTCGTTGTTTATGTATCTGGTGAACACTTTGTTTGTTCTCTTATTGTCCATAGGACTTCTCTATTTGTTCCGTCCTGATGAGCTGGTGGTGATCCTCCAAGGACTTCCTCCATTTACCTATGAAGGGGGATTCTGGTCAGCCCTCCTTTACGGCCTTTACCTTCTCAGTCGCCCCTTGCTTTGGGACACTTGGGCTCGGGTGCTCATAGGGGCTCCGGTTACCTTAATAGTATGGGCAACCGTATTTTTTGGATTTATGGCTGCAACCGTGGGACAAAGCCGCAAAGGCTTCCGAGTAGAGATTATTACAAGTAAGAAGAAAAAGAAAAAGTAG
- a CDS encoding thioredoxin family protein, translated as MTYEPHHILQNQEHLEQLLKLEKLNLLYFSSSSCNVCHVFISKVLKLAKEYNIPVVEIDIQKHREVAGQTLVFTVPTLLVMHEGKEVLRESRFIDLQNVARLIEQVIA; from the coding sequence GTGACCTATGAACCCCATCACATTCTTCAGAATCAAGAACATCTGGAGCAATTACTGAAGCTAGAGAAACTTAACCTTCTCTACTTCAGCTCTTCTAGTTGCAACGTATGCCATGTCTTTATATCTAAGGTGTTGAAATTAGCTAAGGAATATAATATACCTGTGGTAGAAATCGATATTCAGAAACATAGGGAAGTGGCCGGACAAACCTTGGTCTTTACTGTGCCTACTCTCCTGGTTATGCACGAGGGAAAGGAAGTGCTCAGAGAGAGTCGTTTTATCGACCTCCAAAATGTCGCCCGCTTGATTGAACAAGTCATAGCGTAA
- a CDS encoding rubredoxin-like domain-containing protein: MKKLFKCTVCGFIGEGESAPEKCPKCGAPAEKFEELSSEAAAKVYRSDKTNVIHMEVIALADKIIKLSLEGIEDDLDPNCVITFEKAIDEAWTMKQRCKAELAGHMKVGKW; the protein is encoded by the coding sequence ATGAAAAAATTATTTAAGTGTACAGTCTGCGGTTTTATCGGCGAAGGTGAATCAGCACCAGAGAAATGTCCTAAATGCGGTGCTCCCGCTGAGAAGTTTGAAGAACTTTCTAGCGAAGCAGCTGCGAAGGTTTACCGTTCTGACAAGACTAACGTGATCCACATGGAAGTTATCGCGTTAGCTGATAAGATTATTAAGCTTAGCCTAGAAGGAATCGAGGATGACTTGGATCCTAACTGTGTCATAACCTTCGAGAAAGCTATCGATGAAGCTTGGACTATGAAACAAAGATGTAAAGCCGAGTTAGCTGGACATATGAAAGTGGGTAAATGGTAA
- the tatA gene encoding twin-arginine translocase TatA/TatE family subunit, translated as MITFGMITPVVAVIVLIIALLIFGPGKLPEVGKSLSKGVKNFKREMNTVDAEIISEEKNVNPKEEKKED; from the coding sequence ATGATAACCTTTGGAATGATTACCCCAGTGGTAGCGGTTATTGTTCTGATTATTGCTCTCCTTATTTTTGGCCCAGGAAAGCTTCCCGAAGTCGGAAAGTCGTTGAGTAAGGGTGTTAAGAATTTTAAAAGGGAAATGAATACTGTTGATGCCGAGATTATCAGTGAGGAAAAGAATGTAAACCCGAAGGAAGAAAAGAAAGAAGATTAG
- a CDS encoding molybdopterin-dependent oxidoreductase, which yields MQNKYNSMLPVCLNKYLGTMGLLSRSIEGFFNSIGYITLMTGSPCVATGIDALDLSFGSCKKPVPEDMIEARLILVWGGNPAWTTHHQMRLVFEAREKGAILVVIDPILSATAARSDLYVQIKPGTNLDLALGIAKVLYEENLVDADFLSHYTKGWPEFQATLEKVNLADVAVATEIPVHEIRNLAHLIGNTKPMTIWLGAGVQHTAMGGQSFRVISALVAMTGNIGIPGGNIHYATFDSWDFAGEFTSLKPPEDRCGIPDAQGQHQHRYVGTGRFAELMSMDPPIDLLWVASHNPVAQAPDSGAVKRALKSIQTVVVADKFLTPTAQYADYFLPVASHYEYEDVVISYWHYGAAINQRAIAPLGESKSDFEIMRELAIVLNKLAPGFSTFPVEREAVEWLDMEMKPQYPKLGISDYRDLMEQYRRVDLPKVPWQDKVFLTRSGKYEFLTEPALTHEISSFAQDIEEGQEGKDYPFRLLRIRSYATLNSQFRNLVGMEGVSEKTKVLLNPETALLKDIEEGVKVRVYNQLGQIVLPVSLSESIPPDVVSVYIGCDSKHDIELNNIIALIDTDLGESCSDAKGLAFNNTYVNLARV from the coding sequence ATTCAGAACAAGTATAACTCTATGCTTCCTGTTTGCCTTAATAAATACCTAGGGACTATGGGCTTGCTCTCCAGAAGCATCGAAGGCTTTTTTAACAGTATCGGTTATATTACCTTGATGACGGGTTCTCCCTGCGTAGCTACTGGGATAGATGCGTTGGATTTGAGCTTCGGATCATGTAAAAAGCCAGTTCCTGAAGATATGATTGAGGCTCGCTTAATTCTTGTCTGGGGGGGGAATCCAGCCTGGACAACCCATCATCAGATGCGCCTAGTTTTTGAGGCTAGGGAAAAAGGCGCTATTTTAGTGGTCATTGATCCGATTTTATCGGCTACGGCGGCAAGGAGTGATCTATACGTTCAAATCAAACCAGGGACCAATTTGGACCTGGCTCTAGGTATCGCCAAGGTTTTATATGAAGAAAATTTAGTGGATGCAGATTTTCTGAGTCATTATACGAAGGGTTGGCCTGAATTTCAAGCCACATTAGAAAAGGTAAATTTAGCAGATGTTGCTGTAGCGACAGAAATCCCCGTACATGAGATTAGGAATCTAGCCCACTTGATTGGTAACACTAAGCCAATGACCATTTGGTTAGGAGCCGGAGTACAGCATACCGCTATGGGGGGACAAAGTTTCCGAGTAATTTCTGCTTTAGTAGCTATGACTGGAAATATTGGTATACCCGGTGGAAATATTCATTATGCTACTTTTGATTCCTGGGATTTCGCTGGGGAATTTACGTCGCTTAAGCCCCCTGAAGATAGATGTGGTATTCCAGATGCTCAAGGGCAGCATCAACATCGCTATGTAGGAACAGGAAGATTTGCAGAACTTATGTCAATGGATCCCCCAATCGACCTGCTTTGGGTGGCTTCTCACAATCCGGTTGCCCAAGCTCCCGATTCAGGAGCCGTTAAGAGAGCATTAAAGTCCATACAGACTGTTGTCGTTGCTGACAAGTTTCTTACCCCTACGGCTCAATACGCTGATTACTTCTTACCGGTGGCATCCCATTATGAATACGAGGATGTTGTTATATCATACTGGCATTATGGTGCTGCCATTAATCAAAGAGCGATTGCTCCCTTGGGTGAAAGTAAATCTGACTTCGAGATTATGCGTGAACTAGCGATTGTATTAAACAAGCTTGCGCCGGGATTCAGTACCTTTCCCGTGGAACGGGAGGCTGTAGAATGGCTTGATATGGAGATGAAGCCTCAATATCCTAAATTAGGGATATCCGACTATCGCGACTTGATGGAACAATACCGGCGGGTTGATTTGCCCAAAGTACCTTGGCAAGACAAGGTTTTTTTGACTCGGTCCGGGAAATATGAATTCCTTACGGAACCCGCCTTAACCCATGAGATCTCTTCCTTTGCTCAGGATATCGAGGAAGGTCAAGAAGGTAAAGACTACCCTTTTCGGTTATTGCGCATTCGTAGTTACGCGACCCTTAACTCGCAGTTCAGGAATCTTGTGGGTATGGAGGGAGTCTCCGAAAAGACAAAGGTTTTGCTTAATCCAGAGACGGCTCTATTGAAGGATATCGAGGAAGGGGTAAAGGTTAGGGTGTATAACCAGTTAGGTCAAATCGTATTACCTGTGAGTCTGTCTGAGAGTATTCCACCCGATGTTGTATCGGTATATATCGGTTGTGACTCAAAGCATGATATTGAATTAAATAACATTATTGCTTTAATTGATACCGATTTGGGAGAGAGCTGTTCTGATGCTAAAGGGTTAGCCTTTAACAATACGTATGTGAATTTAGCGAGGGTGTGA
- a CDS encoding 4Fe-4S dicluster domain-containing protein: MARTQRGFLFDPNRCLGCRTCVMACATGNNLPPGIYLRNVELQEFQKGAQVIKYYLSTSCNHCANPECFRLCPEQAYRKRHDGVVLFDQTKCTGCGTCTRGCPFEAPVVNPATGRVIKCDLCYEKLDEGETPFCVSSCPVQALTLIDLSDTNSKTADIVRRLPGVVKIQLTRPSIRYVALKIGKQILRHPRRKGDGYGNEDELQ, translated from the coding sequence ATGGCTCGAACACAAAGAGGATTCCTTTTTGATCCCAATCGCTGCTTAGGGTGCCGGACCTGTGTCATGGCCTGCGCTACTGGGAACAATTTGCCACCTGGTATCTATTTGCGCAACGTTGAGCTGCAAGAATTTCAAAAAGGGGCTCAGGTTATAAAATACTACCTTTCTACTTCGTGCAATCATTGCGCCAATCCGGAGTGTTTCCGCCTTTGTCCGGAGCAAGCCTACCGAAAACGACATGATGGCGTAGTGTTATTTGACCAAACAAAATGTACAGGTTGTGGAACTTGCACACGAGGCTGTCCGTTTGAAGCACCAGTCGTCAATCCAGCCACGGGAAGAGTAATCAAATGTGATTTGTGTTATGAAAAATTGGACGAAGGAGAAACGCCTTTTTGTGTATCCTCGTGTCCAGTACAGGCATTAACCCTAATAGATTTAAGCGATACCAATTCAAAGACTGCGGATATCGTGCGGAGGTTGCCAGGGGTTGTAAAGATCCAACTCACGCGACCCTCGATTCGCTACGTTGCACTGAAGATAGGAAAGCAGATCTTGCGACATCCAAGAAGGAAAGGGGATGGGTATGGAAACGAGGATGAATTACAGTGA
- a CDS encoding PucR family transcriptional regulator, producing MGMETRMNYSELFVRSMKDLAQGQDIPHIAARLAQEIGKAIIITDSVNRVLVLHDPRGTGVSVGEFFPLRLGNGDDIEADFFTEVNQFNEGLWETQKGVLHYVYYAIKVPGKLFGHCIVLCANQDLQPGQRVLIQQVSLTLLLALKEASIRETERGWLLDEFIYDVLYNNYHSKIALYEKAQRLHWNIEGPFAIIVLESPTDKLLKVRRLGPSRFNSFPPIYTVINENAVVILSLTNLPNLQIKGAINQFITELLGNLSFCSIKDVHMGVGSTAVALTDLHQRFQEAKIALELGKVFGSGNISHFDEMGFLKFIFTAPAQELQEFAQRTLGEIIAYDLEMETALLSTLRTHIDQKCQISNTSKVLYVHENTLRNRIKKIEQMLRLDLNRVDHLVNIYIALQILNMEYDEM from the coding sequence ATGGGTATGGAAACGAGGATGAATTACAGTGAGCTCTTTGTCCGCTCAATGAAGGATTTGGCCCAAGGCCAAGATATTCCTCACATTGCGGCGAGGCTTGCTCAAGAGATAGGCAAAGCCATCATTATTACTGATTCTGTTAATCGTGTCTTGGTACTTCACGATCCACGAGGAACCGGGGTGAGTGTTGGGGAATTCTTCCCACTTCGCCTTGGAAATGGCGATGATATAGAAGCTGATTTCTTTACTGAAGTGAACCAGTTTAACGAGGGTCTATGGGAAACACAAAAGGGAGTACTCCATTATGTCTATTATGCGATTAAAGTGCCCGGTAAACTTTTTGGCCATTGTATCGTTCTCTGTGCGAACCAGGATTTACAGCCTGGCCAAAGGGTTCTTATCCAGCAAGTGTCGTTGACACTGCTACTGGCTTTAAAAGAGGCCTCAATCAGGGAGACTGAGCGGGGTTGGCTTCTGGATGAGTTTATATACGATGTCCTGTATAATAACTATCATTCTAAAATTGCACTTTATGAAAAGGCCCAGCGTTTGCATTGGAATATCGAGGGACCTTTTGCAATTATTGTCCTAGAATCTCCCACGGATAAGCTTCTCAAGGTCAGGCGGCTAGGACCGTCCCGGTTCAATTCCTTCCCACCGATCTACACGGTTATCAATGAAAATGCCGTTGTTATCCTCTCCCTGACCAACTTACCAAACCTTCAGATTAAGGGAGCCATAAACCAGTTTATTACTGAACTTTTAGGTAACCTGTCATTTTGCAGCATAAAAGATGTTCACATGGGTGTGGGTTCTACAGCAGTTGCCTTAACCGATTTACATCAACGTTTTCAGGAAGCAAAGATTGCCCTAGAACTCGGTAAAGTGTTCGGATCGGGTAACATAAGCCACTTTGATGAGATGGGATTTCTGAAATTCATTTTTACGGCGCCAGCCCAAGAGCTCCAAGAGTTCGCACAACGAACTCTTGGTGAAATCATAGCTTATGATTTGGAGATGGAAACGGCTTTACTGAGCACACTACGAACCCATATTGATCAAAAATGTCAAATTTCCAATACTTCCAAGGTTCTCTATGTTCACGAAAATACTTTGCGCAACAGAATTAAAAAAATCGAACAAATGCTCCGTCTCGATCTTAACCGAGTGGACCACCTTGTCAATATCTATATTGCCCTGCAAATTCTGAATATGGAGTACGATGAAATGTAA